From Candidatus Atribacteria bacterium:
GTAGAGAGATATTTAATTATAGATGATTTAGTAGATACAGGTAAAACAGGAAAAGCCGTTCGGGATATGATCCCGGGAGCTTATTTTGCCACTGTCTATGCTAAACCTGATGGTAGACCGATGGTGGACACTTTTATTACTGAGGTTAGTCAGGACACCTGGGTACTTTTTCCTTGGGACAGCGAGATTACTTCTAATTTTGTAAATCCTATAATCAATAAGAATGATTAAATGAAAAAACCTATACAACCTTGATATTATTGTTTTATACTTCAAAGAAAAGAGATGAGTAAATGAGGAAAAAAAGAAAAACAGGTAATTATATAGATAGATTGGTTAATAAATTTAAACGGCCAAATAGAGAAGCAAAAAAAGTGAAGAATGCAATTAGTAAAACAAAATTGCGAACATCGCCCCTTTTTAGTGAACCATTCGGATTCAAGAAGAAAGAACAAGCCCTTCACCGAAGCAGACAGGAATTTGTCGGTTTATTTAAAAATTCACCAGAGGCGTTAACCTATACCGATATGGAGGGGATTATTCTAGAAGCAAATAGACAATTTGAAGAGCTTTTTGGTTATGAACTTGAGGAATTAAGAGGTCAACATATTGAAAAGATTTTAACTAATTGTTCGGCAGAGATCTTAGGGAGTGCTCGAGTTTTTAGTAATTTAGAATTAACAGCAAAGAAAAAGAGTAATAAATTAGTTCATGTTTCTGTTTCAGTTACCTTCAATCTGGTCAATAAGCAAATAATTGGAAAAATATTTTTATTGAGTGATATTACTAACCTCAAAGCGAATGAGGCAATAAATAATGTATTATATAATATTTCTCAATCAGCTAACTCAGATATTTCTCTAACGCAGCTCTATTCTGTTATTCGCCAAGAACTCAGCACTATTATTGATACAACCAACTTTTACATTGCCTTATTCGATGAAGAGAAAAACAAACTTTATTTTTCTTATTATAATGATGAAACAGGCGAAAAAGATAAAGCTTTTTTAACCTCAAAAAATGGTAATTCTAATAATATTTTTTACTATATCTTTAAAACCGGGGAGTCGTTACTATTAGATTATAATAAGTATAAAAGGTTAATTGCCCGAGGAGATTTTGTTTCTTATGATGTCATAACCAATAAACAAGCTTGGTTAGGTGTCCCCTTAAGAGTAGAAAACAAGATTATCGGTTCCATGGTTTTGCAAAGTTATACTGACCCGGATCTTTATTGCCAAAAAGATATAAAGCTAATGGAATTTGTTTCTCAGCAGGTAGCTACAGCGATTGAAAGAAAACAGGCAGAGGAAAAATTAAAATTTCTTGGCTTGTATGACTCTTTAACTAAATTACCCAACAGGGTATTATTTTATGATCGAATAAGGCAGGAGATAGCTTATGCTAAAAGAGAGCAGAAGAAATTTGCCTTACTGTTTCTTGATTTAGATAATTTTAAAAAAATTAACGATAAATTTGGGCATGAGATTGGAGATAAATTGCTTCTTGAAGTAGCAAGAAAATTCAGTGAACTCTTGCGAGAAACAGATACTATTTGCCGTTTAGGTGGAGATGAATTTATTATTTTATTGCCACGGCTTAGGCAACCCAGAGAAAATGCTGAAGGTCTTGCCGGGAAAATAATTCATATTCTTAGTGAACCCCTATCGATTGATCAACATCAGATTTATGTCAATACAAGTATTGGAATAGCTTTGTATCCTGATGATGGGGAAAAGGAAGAGGGTTTGATAAATAGAGCAGACCAGGCTATGTACGCGGCGAAAAAAGAAGGTCCCGGTCATTATCACTGGGCGGGATTTAACCTGATCTAACTCAGAGGATACTTTATTGGATTAGTTTTTTATTAGAGGGAAAAAAATTATTAGTTAGTCAATTCAAAAAGTTATTGATTTAGGGAAGATAATATTTAGAAAAGAGGTAAAAATGACACGAAAAAAACGAATTTTGTTGATTTTTACCGGAGGAACTATAGTAAGTGGTTTTCATGGTAAAGGGAAGGACACCGGCCCGAGTAAAAAAATGTTTAAATCACTGACTGATTATGTGGAAAAGTTTTTTCAAGGTAAAAAAGTAGAGTTAATTTTTAGGGAACCTTTAGGAGTACCGGGAGAAGATAGTACTAATCTGGGTCCGGAACACTGGATAAAAATCACTTCTATTATTGTAAAAGAACTTCAAAAAAAACTTGATGGTGTTCTTATTCTTTATGGAACAGATACTATGGCTTATTTTTCATCCTGGCTCAGTATTTGTTTTCCTCGAATTTCAATTCCCATAGTTATTACCGGGAGTCAACTTACCTTAGATTATATGCCGGAAGATGTCACAGTAAATTTAC
This genomic window contains:
- a CDS encoding diguanylate cyclase; this translates as MRKKRKTGNYIDRLVNKFKRPNREAKKVKNAISKTKLRTSPLFSEPFGFKKKEQALHRSRQEFVGLFKNSPEALTYTDMEGIILEANRQFEELFGYELEELRGQHIEKILTNCSAEILGSARVFSNLELTAKKKSNKLVHVSVSVTFNLVNKQIIGKIFLLSDITNLKANEAINNVLYNISQSANSDISLTQLYSVIRQELSTIIDTTNFYIALFDEEKNKLYFSYYNDETGEKDKAFLTSKNGNSNNIFYYIFKTGESLLLDYNKYKRLIARGDFVSYDVITNKQAWLGVPLRVENKIIGSMVLQSYTDPDLYCQKDIKLMEFVSQQVATAIERKQAEEKLKFLGLYDSLTKLPNRVLFYDRIRQEIAYAKREQKKFALLFLDLDNFKKINDKFGHEIGDKLLLEVARKFSELLRETDTICRLGGDEFIILLPRLRQPRENAEGLAGKIIHILSEPLSIDQHQIYVNTSIGIALYPDDGEKEEGLINRADQAMYAAKKEGPGHYHWAGFNLI
- a CDS encoding xanthine phosphoribosyltransferase, yielding VERYLIIDDLVDTGKTGKAVRDMIPGAYFATVYAKPDGRPMVDTFITEVSQDTWVLFPWDSEITSNFVNPIINKND